A single Lolium perenne isolate Kyuss_39 chromosome 6, Kyuss_2.0, whole genome shotgun sequence DNA region contains:
- the LOC127306750 gene encoding mitogen-activated protein kinase kinase kinase YODA isoform X1: protein MPPWWGRSSSKDVKKTAKENLIDTFQRFISPSEQKGSTKSRGSRRRSKNPTAEKGCWSTAQSRSTSPSKEVSRCQSFAADRAHAQPLPLPRSRAAVTRTVSDITGSKPTLEKRDKGQQLPLPALNRLQKRPETSESVTELPIASVSSNCSIDSDDRGDCQLQSPAGNDPEVVTNVATPSSSSFAHKECSGAITRKSTKEVTKPSNAFLGNQILSPSPSVTVTDSYQSNLQSSRQVALESAPNSLMSSPSQSPRTIFPDQIPTSAFWAVKPHADITFLGSGQCSSPGSGQTSGHNSVGGDMLAQLFWQPSRGSPEYSPIPSPRMTSPGPSSRVHSGSVSPLHPRAGGVASESPTNRRDEVKKKQTHRLPLPPLSISNSSPFLPNNSAPASPISRSPGRAENPPSPGSRWKKGKLIGRGTFGHVYVGFNSDRGEMCAMKEVTLFSDDPKSKESARQLGQEISLLSRLQHPNIVRYYGTETVDDKLYIYLEYVSGGSIHKLLQEYGQFGEQAIRSYTKQILLGLAYLHAKNTVHRDIKGANILVDPNGRVKLADFGMAKHINGQQCPFSLKGSPYWMAPEVIKNSSGCNLSVDIWSLGCTVLEMATSKPPWSQYEGIAAMFKIGNSKELPPIPDHLSEEGKDFIRQCLQRDPSNRPTAVELLQHSFIRSASPLENSVSYAPLEQLPAISCKPSSNKVVGHTRNMSSLGLEGQSIYQRRAAKFSSTRSDIRIRSNISCPVSPCGSPLPRSRSPQHQNGRMSPSPISSPRTTSGASTPVTGGSGAIPFNHNRQPAYSNEGFTITSRGLDEQASRPLDPVIGRYGRPQQFSTGIQERVVSEADIPKPQSGKMRRRSVRDLHDTTLPSKHVSQHGVGNHVKLKLSLGLTSGNPQLVRNHGH from the exons atgccaccatggtggggaaggTCTTCATCCAAAGATGTAAAGAAGACTGCCAAAGAAAATCTAATTGACACATTTCAGCGGTTTATAAGTCCAAGTGAGCAAAAAGGGAGCACAAAATCACGAGGGAGTCGCAGACGCAGTAAAAACCCAACCGCTGAGAAAGGTTGCTGGTCTACTGCACAATCACGCTCCACATCCCCTTCGAAAGAGGTTTCTCGCTGTCAAAGCTTTGCCGCAGATAGAGCACATGCACAACCACTTCCTCTTCCTAGATCACGTGCTGCAGTGACACGTACTGTTTCTGATATTACTGGCTCAAAGCCCACTTTGGAAAAACGTGATAAAGGACAACAACTACCACTGCCTGCCCTGAACCGGCTTCAGAAAAGACCTGAAACTAGCGAATCTGTTACAGAATTGCCAATTGCGTCTGTCTCCAGCAACTGTTCTATTGACAGTGATGATCGTGGAGATTGTCAGCTTCAGAGCCCTGCGGGAAATGATCCTGAAGTTGTGACTAATGTTGCAACACCGAGTAGTTCAAG CTTTGCGCATAAAGAGTGCTCAGGTGCTAtcacaagaaagagcaccaaggaaGTGACGAAGCCGAGCAATGCTTTTCTCGGTAACCAAATTCTCTCCCCATCTCCAAGTGTTACGGTCACTGACAGTTACCAATCCAATTTACAAAGCTCACGACAAGTTGCACTAGAGAGTGCTCCAAATAGTTTGATGTCAAGCCCTTCTCAAAGCCCAAGAACAATATTTCCTGACCAAATCCCAACTTCAGCCTTTTGGGCAGTGAAGCCTCATGCAGATATAACTTTCCTTGGGTCTGGTCAGTGCTCCAGTCCAGGTTCAGGGCAAACATCTGGGCATAATTCAGTTGGAGGTGATATGCTAGCTCAACTCTTCTGGCAGCCTAGCCGAGGCAGTCCAGAGTATTCACCAATTCCCAGCCCAAGAATGACGAGTCCTGGTCCAAGTTCGAGGGTGCATAGCGGAAGTGTCTCTCCGTTGCATCCAAGGGCCGGAGGGGTGGCATCTGAATCTCCTACTAATCGGcgtgatgaagtgaagaagaagcaaacCCACAGATTGCCCCTTCCACCGTTAAGCATCTCTAACAGTTCCCCCTTTTTGCCAAATAACTCTGCCCCAGCAAGTCCTATATCTCGTAGTCCTGGTAGGGCAGAGAATCCACCTAGTCCTGGATCACGGTGGAAGAAGGGAAAGCTGATTGGACGTGGGACGTTCGGCCATGTATATGTTGGCTTTAACAG TGATAGAGGCGAAATGTGTGCAATGAAGGAGGTTACTCTTTTCTCAGATGACCCTAAGTCAAAAGAAAGTGCAAGACAATTGGGCCAG GAAATATCACTTCTGAGCCGGCTGCAACATCCAAATATTGTACGATACTATGGAACTGAAACG GTTGATGATAAGCTTTATATATACCTTGAGTATGTGTCTGGTGGATCCATCCATAAGCTTCTCCAGGAGTATGGGCAATTTGGTGAACAAGCAATTCGCAGTTATACTAAGCAAATACTTTTGGGCTTAGCCTATTTGCATGCAAAGAATACAGTTCACAG GGATATCAAAGGTGCAAACATATTAGTAGACCCTAATGGCCGTGTAAAGCTTGCTGACTTCGGAATGGCGAAACAT ATCAATGGGCAGCAGTGTCCGTTCTCATTGAAGGGTAGCCCATACTGGATGGCTCCTGAG GTTATAAAGAATTCTAGCGGATGTAATCTTTCTGTTGACATATGGAGTTTAGGATGCACAGTTCTAGAGATGGCTACCTCAAAACCTCCGTGGAGCCAATATGAAGGG ATTGCTGCAATGTTTAAAATAGGAAACAGTAAGGAGCTGCCACCAATACCAGATCACCTCTCTGAAGAGGGCAAAGATTTCATACGACAATGTCTTCAACGTGATCCATCTAATCGTCCAACAGCAGTGGAACTTTTGCAACATTCATTTATACGAAGTGCATCACCGCTTGAAAATTCAGTTTCCTATGCTCCATTGGAACAGTTGCCTGCCATATCTTGCAAACCAAGTTCTAATAAG GTGGTCGGGCACACCAGAAATATGTCCTCTTTGGGTCTGGAAGGGCAATCCATTTACCAAAGAAGAGCTGCAAAATTTTCCTCAACACGCAG CGATATTAGAATACGGAGTAATATATCTTGCCCAGTTTCTCCGTGTGGAAGTCCTCTTCCGAGGTCAAGATCTCCACAACATCAAAATGGTAGAATGTCACCATCTCCAATTTCTAGCCCCAGAACTACTTCGGGTGCTTCCACTCCTGTGACAGGTGGCAGTGGAGCTATTCCTTTTAATCATAATAGACAACCAGCTTACAGTAACGAGGGCTTCACAATTACATCAAGAGGCCTAGATGAACAGGCTAGTCGGCCTCTAGATCCAGTTATTGGTCGTTATGGTAGACCACAACAGTTCTCGACAGGCATTCAGGAGAGGGTGGTCTCTGAAGCTGACATTCCAAAACCTCAGTCTGGAAAAATGAGACGAAGGAGTGTGCGAGATTTGCATGATACGACATTGCCTTCCAAGCATGTTTCTCAGCATGGGGTCGGGAATCATGTGAAGCTAAAACTTTCACTTGGCTTGACATCTGGGAATCCACAACTTGTACGCAACCATGGTCACTGA
- the LOC127306750 gene encoding mitogen-activated protein kinase kinase kinase YODA isoform X2 encodes MPPWWGRSSSKDVKKTAKENLIDTFQRFISPSEQKGSTKSRGSRRRSKNPTAEKGCWSTAQSRSTSPSKEVSRCQSFAADRAHAQPLPLPRSRAAVTRTVSDITGSKPTLEKRDKGQQLPLPALNRLQKRPETSESVTELPIASVSSNCSIDSDDRGDCQLQSPAGNDPEVVTNVATPSSSSFAHKECSGAITRKSTKEVTKPSNAFLGNQILSPSPSVTVTDSYQSNLQSSRQVALESAPNSLMSSPSQSPRTIFPDQIPTSAFWAVKPHADITFLGSGQCSSPGSGQTSGHNSVGGDMLAQLFWQPSRGSPEYSPIPSPRMTSPGPSSRVHSGSVSPLHPRAGGVASESPTNRRDEVKKKQTHRLPLPPLSISNSSPFLPNNSAPASPISRSPGRAENPPSPGSRWKKGKLIGRGTFGHVYVGFNSDRGEMCAMKEVTLFSDDPKSKESARQLGQEISLLSRLQHPNIVRYYGTETVDDKLYIYLEYVSGGSIHKLLQEYGQFGEQAIRSYTKQILLGLAYLHAKNTVHRDIKGANILVDPNGRVKLADFGMAKHINGQQCPFSLKGSPYWMAPEVIKNSSGCNLSVDIWSLGCTVLEMATSKPPWSQYEGIAAMFKIGNSKELPPIPDHLSEEGKDFIRQCLQRDPSNRPTAVELLQHSFIRSASPLENSVSYAPLEQLPAISCKPSSNKVVGHTRNMSSLGLEGQSIYQRRAAKFSSTRRIRSNISCPVSPCGSPLPRSRSPQHQNGRMSPSPISSPRTTSGASTPVTGGSGAIPFNHNRQPAYSNEGFTITSRGLDEQASRPLDPVIGRYGRPQQFSTGIQERVVSEADIPKPQSGKMRRRSVRDLHDTTLPSKHVSQHGVGNHVKLKLSLGLTSGNPQLVRNHGH; translated from the exons atgccaccatggtggggaaggTCTTCATCCAAAGATGTAAAGAAGACTGCCAAAGAAAATCTAATTGACACATTTCAGCGGTTTATAAGTCCAAGTGAGCAAAAAGGGAGCACAAAATCACGAGGGAGTCGCAGACGCAGTAAAAACCCAACCGCTGAGAAAGGTTGCTGGTCTACTGCACAATCACGCTCCACATCCCCTTCGAAAGAGGTTTCTCGCTGTCAAAGCTTTGCCGCAGATAGAGCACATGCACAACCACTTCCTCTTCCTAGATCACGTGCTGCAGTGACACGTACTGTTTCTGATATTACTGGCTCAAAGCCCACTTTGGAAAAACGTGATAAAGGACAACAACTACCACTGCCTGCCCTGAACCGGCTTCAGAAAAGACCTGAAACTAGCGAATCTGTTACAGAATTGCCAATTGCGTCTGTCTCCAGCAACTGTTCTATTGACAGTGATGATCGTGGAGATTGTCAGCTTCAGAGCCCTGCGGGAAATGATCCTGAAGTTGTGACTAATGTTGCAACACCGAGTAGTTCAAG CTTTGCGCATAAAGAGTGCTCAGGTGCTAtcacaagaaagagcaccaaggaaGTGACGAAGCCGAGCAATGCTTTTCTCGGTAACCAAATTCTCTCCCCATCTCCAAGTGTTACGGTCACTGACAGTTACCAATCCAATTTACAAAGCTCACGACAAGTTGCACTAGAGAGTGCTCCAAATAGTTTGATGTCAAGCCCTTCTCAAAGCCCAAGAACAATATTTCCTGACCAAATCCCAACTTCAGCCTTTTGGGCAGTGAAGCCTCATGCAGATATAACTTTCCTTGGGTCTGGTCAGTGCTCCAGTCCAGGTTCAGGGCAAACATCTGGGCATAATTCAGTTGGAGGTGATATGCTAGCTCAACTCTTCTGGCAGCCTAGCCGAGGCAGTCCAGAGTATTCACCAATTCCCAGCCCAAGAATGACGAGTCCTGGTCCAAGTTCGAGGGTGCATAGCGGAAGTGTCTCTCCGTTGCATCCAAGGGCCGGAGGGGTGGCATCTGAATCTCCTACTAATCGGcgtgatgaagtgaagaagaagcaaacCCACAGATTGCCCCTTCCACCGTTAAGCATCTCTAACAGTTCCCCCTTTTTGCCAAATAACTCTGCCCCAGCAAGTCCTATATCTCGTAGTCCTGGTAGGGCAGAGAATCCACCTAGTCCTGGATCACGGTGGAAGAAGGGAAAGCTGATTGGACGTGGGACGTTCGGCCATGTATATGTTGGCTTTAACAG TGATAGAGGCGAAATGTGTGCAATGAAGGAGGTTACTCTTTTCTCAGATGACCCTAAGTCAAAAGAAAGTGCAAGACAATTGGGCCAG GAAATATCACTTCTGAGCCGGCTGCAACATCCAAATATTGTACGATACTATGGAACTGAAACG GTTGATGATAAGCTTTATATATACCTTGAGTATGTGTCTGGTGGATCCATCCATAAGCTTCTCCAGGAGTATGGGCAATTTGGTGAACAAGCAATTCGCAGTTATACTAAGCAAATACTTTTGGGCTTAGCCTATTTGCATGCAAAGAATACAGTTCACAG GGATATCAAAGGTGCAAACATATTAGTAGACCCTAATGGCCGTGTAAAGCTTGCTGACTTCGGAATGGCGAAACAT ATCAATGGGCAGCAGTGTCCGTTCTCATTGAAGGGTAGCCCATACTGGATGGCTCCTGAG GTTATAAAGAATTCTAGCGGATGTAATCTTTCTGTTGACATATGGAGTTTAGGATGCACAGTTCTAGAGATGGCTACCTCAAAACCTCCGTGGAGCCAATATGAAGGG ATTGCTGCAATGTTTAAAATAGGAAACAGTAAGGAGCTGCCACCAATACCAGATCACCTCTCTGAAGAGGGCAAAGATTTCATACGACAATGTCTTCAACGTGATCCATCTAATCGTCCAACAGCAGTGGAACTTTTGCAACATTCATTTATACGAAGTGCATCACCGCTTGAAAATTCAGTTTCCTATGCTCCATTGGAACAGTTGCCTGCCATATCTTGCAAACCAAGTTCTAATAAG GTGGTCGGGCACACCAGAAATATGTCCTCTTTGGGTCTGGAAGGGCAATCCATTTACCAAAGAAGAGCTGCAAAATTTTCCTCAACACGCAG AATACGGAGTAATATATCTTGCCCAGTTTCTCCGTGTGGAAGTCCTCTTCCGAGGTCAAGATCTCCACAACATCAAAATGGTAGAATGTCACCATCTCCAATTTCTAGCCCCAGAACTACTTCGGGTGCTTCCACTCCTGTGACAGGTGGCAGTGGAGCTATTCCTTTTAATCATAATAGACAACCAGCTTACAGTAACGAGGGCTTCACAATTACATCAAGAGGCCTAGATGAACAGGCTAGTCGGCCTCTAGATCCAGTTATTGGTCGTTATGGTAGACCACAACAGTTCTCGACAGGCATTCAGGAGAGGGTGGTCTCTGAAGCTGACATTCCAAAACCTCAGTCTGGAAAAATGAGACGAAGGAGTGTGCGAGATTTGCATGATACGACATTGCCTTCCAAGCATGTTTCTCAGCATGGGGTCGGGAATCATGTGAAGCTAAAACTTTCACTTGGCTTGACATCTGGGAATCCACAACTTGTACGCAACCATGGTCACTGA